One Solanum lycopersicum chromosome 2, SLM_r2.1 genomic region harbors:
- the LOC101055606 gene encoding Hop-interacting protein THI063: MACMKLGSKTDAFQRKGQAWFCTTGLPSDIVVEVGEMTFHLHKFPLLSRSGVMEKRIAEASEGEDGCVIELNDIPGGAKTFELVAKFCYGVKLELTAGNAVYLRCAAEHLDMTEEYGEGNLISQTEIFLNQVVLRSWKDSLKALQTCDDVLPYAEELRITKRCIDSLAVKACTDPNLFGWPVMEHVGPLQSPGGSILWNGISTGARPKHSSSDWWYEDASTLSLPLYKRLISAMESQGVKQDIVAGSLSYYAKKYLPGLNRRQTSSESTNRLAPVGLGSSLSEEDQKLLLEEVDNLLPMQKGLVPTKFLFGLLKTALILRACPSCISNLEKRIGMQLDQATLEDLLMPNFSYSMETLYNVDCVQRILEHFLAMDQGTGGESPCSIDDEQLIGSPSLTPITMVAKLIDGYLAEVAPDVNLKLPKFQTLAASVPEYARPLDDGLYRAIDIYLKSHPWLGESDREQLCRLMDCQKLSLEACTHAAQNERLPLRIIVQVLFFEQLQLRTSIAGCFLVSENLDEGSRQLRSGTVGPNEGGWATAVRENQVLKVGMDSMRVRVSELEKECSTMRQEIEKLGRSKGSSTWGNVSKKFGFKMKSQMCSAQEGSVSNQNKINSKAIKDDKAKENYRKH; encoded by the exons ATGGCATGTATGAAGTTGGGATCCAAAACAGATGCATTCCAAAGAAAAGGCCAGGCCTG GTTCTGCACAACTGGCCTCCCAAGTGACATTGTTGTTGAAGTTGGGGAAATGACTTTCCATCTCCACAAG TTCCCATTGCTTTCTAGAAGTGGGGTTATGGAAAAACGGATTGCAGAAGCATCTGAAGGAGAAGATGGCTGTGTTATTGAACTCAATGACATCCCTGGTGGTGCTAAAACATTTGAACTAGTAGCAAAATTTTGTTATGGGGTTAAACTAGAGCTTACAGCAGGTAATGCTGTATACCTTCGCTGTGCCGCAGAGCATCTTGATATGACTGAAGAATATGGGGAGGGGAATCTGATATCACAGACTGAGATTTTTCTGAATCAGGTAGTTCTCCGTAGCTGGAAAGACTCTTTAAAGGCACTCCAAACCTGTGATGATGTTCTTCCATATGCTGAAGAACTCAGAATTACGAAAAGGTGCATCGATTCATTAGCTGTTAAGGCATGTACTGATCCGAACCTGTTTGGTTGGCCTGTGATGGAGCACGTTGGCCCCTTGCAGAGTCCTGGAGGGAGTATCCTATGGAATGGAATAAGCACTGGAGCTAGGCCAAAACATTCAAGTTCAGATTGGTGGTATGAGGATGCATCAACTTTAAGTTTACCTCTTTACAAGAGGCTAATTTCTGCTATGGAATCTCAAGGCGTCAAACAGGATATTGTTGCTGGTTCCCTCAGTTATTATGCTAAAAAGTACCTGCCTGGGCTAAACAGGCGGCAGACCTCTTCTGAGTCCACTAACCGACTTGCACCAGTTGGTTTAGGTTCTTCTCTATCAGAAGAAGATCAGAAGCTTTTACTTGAAGAGGTGGATAATTTACTTCCCATGCAAAAAGGCCTAGTTCCAACTAAATTCCTCTTTGGCCTACTGAAAACAGCTTTGATTCTTCGAGCCTGTCCCTCTTGCATATCAAACTTGGAGAAAAGGATAGGAATGCAGCTTGATCAGGCCACTCTAGAAGATCTCTTAATGCCTAATTTCTCTTACTCGATGGAAACACTTTATAATGTTGACTGCGTACAGAGAATTCTAGAGCACTTCTTAGCCATGGATCAAGGAACTGGTGGTGAATCACCTTGTTCCATTGATGATGAGCAATTGATTGGTTCACCATCTCTGACACCAATCACTATGGTGGCAAAACTAATCGATGGATATCTTGCTGAGGTTGCCCCAGATGTTAACTTGAAGCTTCCCAAATTTCAGACTCTTGCTGCTTCTGTTCCTGAATATGCAAGGCCCTTGGATGATGGCCTTTATCGTGCAATTGACATTTATCTCAAG TCACATCCATGGTTGGGAGAATCTGATAGGGAACAACTCTGCAGGCTCATGGATTGCCAGAAACTCTCCTTGGAAGCTTGTACACATGCTGCACAGAATGAACGGCTCCCTTTAAGGATTATAGTACAAGTACTCTTCTTTGAACAGCTGCAGTTGAGAACATCCATTGCAGGATGCTTCCTAGTGTCTGAAAACCTTGATGAGGGGTCAAGGCAGTTAAGAAGTGGCACGGTGGGACCAAATGAGGGGGGCTGGGCTACTGCTGTGAGAGAAAACCAGGTGTTGAAGGTGGGAATGGATAGTATGAGGGTGCGCGTGTCAGAGCTCGAGAAGGAGTGCTCAACCATGAGGCAGGAGATTGAGAAGTTGGGTCGATCAAAGGGATCAAGCACTTGGGGAAATGTATCCAAGAAGTTTGGTTTCAAGATGAAATCTCAAATGTGCAGTGCTCAGGAGGGATCTGTTAGTAACCAGAACAAGATAAATAGTAAGGCTATAAAGGATGACAAGGCAAAAGAAAACTATCGAAAGCACTAG